Proteins from one Pongo abelii isolate AG06213 chromosome 19, NHGRI_mPonAbe1-v2.0_pri, whole genome shotgun sequence genomic window:
- the SLC25A19 gene encoding mitochondrial thiamine pyrophosphate carrier isoform X1, translating into MVGYDPKPDGRNNTKFQVAVAGSVSGLVTRALISPFDVIKIRFQLQHERLSRSDPNAKYHGILQASRQILQEEGPTAFWKGHIPAQILSIGYGAVQFLSFEMLTELVHRGSVYDAREFSVHFVCGGLAACMATLTVHPVDVLRTRFAAQGEPKVYNTLCHAVGTMYRSEGPQVFYKGLAPTLIAIFPYAGLQFSCYSSLKHLYKWAIPAEGKKNENLQNLLCGSGAGVISKTLTYPLDLFKKRLQVGGFEHARAAFGQVRRYKGLMDCAKQVLQKEGALGFFKGLSPSLLKAALSTGFMFFWYEFFCNVFHCMNRTASQR; encoded by the exons ATGGTTGGCTATGACCCCAAACCAGATGGCAGGAATAACACCAAGTTCCAGGTGGCAgtggctgggtctgtgtctggacTTGTCACTCGGGCGCTGATCAGTCCCTTCGACGTCATCAAGATCCGTTTCCAG CTTCAGCATGAGCGCCTGTCTCGCAGTGACCCCAACGCAAAGTACCATGGCATCCTCCAGGCCTCTAGGCAGATTCTGCAGGAGGAGGGGCCAACAGCTTTCTGGAAAGGACACATCCCAGCTCAGATTCTCTCCATAGGCTATGGAGCTGTCCAA TTCTTGTCATTTGAAATGCTGACGGAGCTGGTCCACAGAGGCAGCGTGTATGATGCCCGGGAATTCTCAGTGCACTTTGTGTGTGGTGGCCTGGCTGCCTGTATGGCCACCCTCACTGTGCACCCTGTGGATGTTCTGCGCACCCGCTTTGCAGCTCAGGGCGAGCCCAAG GTCTATAATACGCTGTGCCATGCCGTGGGGACCATGTATAGGAGCGAAGGCCCCCAGGTTTTCTACAAAGGCTTGGCCCCCACCTTGATTGCCATCTTCCCCTACGCCGGGCTGCAGTTCTCCTGTTACAGCTCCTTGAAGCACCTGTACAAGTGGGCCATACCAGccgaaggaaagaaaaatg AGAACCTCCAAAACCTGCTTTGTGGCAGTGGAGCTGGTGTCATCAGCAAGACCCTCACATATCCGCTGGACCTCTTCAAGAAGCGGCTACAGGTTGGAGGGTTCGAGCACGCCAGAGCTGCCTTTGGCCAG GTGCGGAGATACAAGGGCCTCATGGACTGTGCCAAGCAGGTGCTGCAAAAGGAAGGCGCCCTGGGCTTCTTCAAGGGCCTGTCCCCCAGCTTGCTGAAGGCTGCCCTCTCCACGGGCTTCATGTTCTTCTGGTATGAATTCTTCTGTAATGTCTTCCACTGCATGAACAGGACAGCCAGCCAGCGCTGA
- the MIF4GD gene encoding MIF4G domain-containing protein isoform X3: MGEPSREEYKIQSFDAETQQLLKTALKDPGAVDLEKVANVIVDHSLQDCVFSKEAGRMCYAIIQAESKQAGQSVFRRGLLNRLQQEYQAREQLRARSLQGWVCYVTFICNIFDYLRVNNIPMMALVNPVYDCLFRLAQPDSLSKEEEVGGPSPGTSTEGCRMDSPAQPSVSPLLTEVDCLVLQLHRVGEQLEKMNGQRMDELFVLIRDGFLLPTGLSSLAQLLLLEIIEFRAAGWKTTPAAHKYYYSEVSD; the protein is encoded by the exons ATGGGGGAGCCCAGTAGAGAGGAGTATAAAATCCAGTCCTTTGATGCAGAGACCCAGCAGCTGCTGAAGACAGCACTCAAAG ATCCGGGTGCTGTGGACTTGGAGAAAGTGGCCAATGTGATTGTGGACCATTCTCTGCAGGACTGTGTGTTCAGCAAGGAAGCAGGACGCATGTGCTACGCCATCATTCAG GCAGAGAGTAAACAAGCAGGCCAGAGTGTCTTCCGGCGTGGACTCCTCAACCGGCTGCAGCAAGAGTACCAGGCTCGGGAGCAGCTGCGAGCACGCTCCCTGCAGGGCTGGGTCTGCTATGTCACCTTTATCTGCAACATCTTTGACTACCTGAGG GTGAACAACATACCCATGATGGCCCTGGTGAACCCTGTCTATGACTGCCTCTTCCGGCTGGCCCAGCCAGACAGTTTGagcaaggaggaggaggtgggtggCCCCAGCCCTGGCACAAGCACAGAAGGCTGCAGGATGGACAGTCCAGCTCAGCCGAGTGTCAGCCCACTGCTCACGGAG GTGGACTGTTTGGTGCTGCAGCTGCACCGGGTTGGGGAGCAGCTGGAGAAAATGAATGGGCAGCGCATGGATGAGCTCTTTGTGCTGATCCGGGATGGCTTCCTGCTCCCAACTGGCCTCAGCTCCCTggcccagctgctgctgctggagaTCATTGAGTTCCGGGCGGCCGGCTGGAAGACGACGCCAGCTGCCCACAAGTATTACTACAGCGAAGTCTCCGACTAG
- the MIF4GD gene encoding MIF4G domain-containing protein isoform X4: MGEPSREEYKIQSFDAETQQLLKTALKAPSLECTAACFETDGEYSVCQRSYSNCSRLMPSRCNTQHRNPGAVDLEKVANVIVDHSLQDCVFSKEAGRMCYAIIQAESKQAGQSVFRRGLLNRLQQEYQAREQLRARSLQGWVCYVTFICNIFDYLRVNNIPMMALVNPVYDCLFRLAQPDSLSKEEEVDCLVLQLHRVGEQLEKMNGQRMDELFVLIRDGFLLPTGLSSLAQLLLLEIIEFRAAGWKTTPAAHKYYYSEVSD; this comes from the exons ATGGGGGAGCCCAGTAGAGAGGAGTATAAAATCCAGTCCTTTGATGCAGAGACCCAGCAGCTGCTGAAGACAGCACTCAAAG CCCCGTCTCTTGAATGCACAGCTGCCTGCTTTGAGACAGATGGAGAATATTCCGTTTGCCAGAGGAGCTATAGTAATTGCTCTCGCCTGATGCCTTCCCGCTGTAACACGCAGCACAGAA ATCCGGGTGCTGTGGACTTGGAGAAAGTGGCCAATGTGATTGTGGACCATTCTCTGCAGGACTGTGTGTTCAGCAAGGAAGCAGGACGCATGTGCTACGCCATCATTCAG GCAGAGAGTAAACAAGCAGGCCAGAGTGTCTTCCGGCGTGGACTCCTCAACCGGCTGCAGCAAGAGTACCAGGCTCGGGAGCAGCTGCGAGCACGCTCCCTGCAGGGCTGGGTCTGCTATGTCACCTTTATCTGCAACATCTTTGACTACCTGAGG GTGAACAACATACCCATGATGGCCCTGGTGAACCCTGTCTATGACTGCCTCTTCCGGCTGGCCCAGCCAGACAGTTTGagcaaggaggaggag GTGGACTGTTTGGTGCTGCAGCTGCACCGGGTTGGGGAGCAGCTGGAGAAAATGAATGGGCAGCGCATGGATGAGCTCTTTGTGCTGATCCGGGATGGCTTCCTGCTCCCAACTGGCCTCAGCTCCCTggcccagctgctgctgctggagaTCATTGAGTTCCGGGCGGCCGGCTGGAAGACGACGCCAGCTGCCCACAAGTATTACTACAGCGAAGTCTCCGACTAG
- the MIF4GD gene encoding MIF4G domain-containing protein isoform X1, with translation MGEPSREEYKIQSFDAETQQLLKTALKDPGAVDLEKVANVIVDHSLQDCVFSKEAGRMCYAIIQAESKQAGQSVFRRGLLNRLQQEYQAREQLRARSLQGWVCYVTFICNIFDYLRVNNIPMMALVNPVYDCLFRLAQPDSLSKEEEVGGPSPGTSTEGCRMDSPAQPSVSPLLTEVFEDCVTSGAGLWGCLRPVRVIGQAARSGIYPIQRAAKTYWLSSFLLSQKANL, from the exons ATGGGGGAGCCCAGTAGAGAGGAGTATAAAATCCAGTCCTTTGATGCAGAGACCCAGCAGCTGCTGAAGACAGCACTCAAAG ATCCGGGTGCTGTGGACTTGGAGAAAGTGGCCAATGTGATTGTGGACCATTCTCTGCAGGACTGTGTGTTCAGCAAGGAAGCAGGACGCATGTGCTACGCCATCATTCAG GCAGAGAGTAAACAAGCAGGCCAGAGTGTCTTCCGGCGTGGACTCCTCAACCGGCTGCAGCAAGAGTACCAGGCTCGGGAGCAGCTGCGAGCACGCTCCCTGCAGGGCTGGGTCTGCTATGTCACCTTTATCTGCAACATCTTTGACTACCTGAGG GTGAACAACATACCCATGATGGCCCTGGTGAACCCTGTCTATGACTGCCTCTTCCGGCTGGCCCAGCCAGACAGTTTGagcaaggaggaggaggtgggtggCCCCAGCCCTGGCACAAGCACAGAAGGCTGCAGGATGGACAGTCCAGCTCAGCCGAGTGTCAGCCCACTGCTCACGGAGGTCTTTGAGGACTGTGTCACTTCTGGGGCAGGACTGTGGGGGTGTTTAAGGCCTGTCAGAGTTATAGGACAAGCTGCCAGGTCTGGAATTTATCCAATACAGAGAGCAGCCAAAACCTACTGGCTCAGTAGCTTCCTTCTCAGCCAGAAAGCCAACCTGTGA
- the MIF4GD gene encoding MIF4G domain-containing protein isoform X2: MGEPSREEYKIQSFDAETQQLLKTALKDPGAVDLEKVANVIVDHSLQDCVFSKEAGRMCYAIIQAESKQAGQSVFRRGLLNRLQQEYQAREQLRARSLQGWVCYVTFICNIFDYLRVNNIPMMALVNPVYDCLFRLAQPDSLSKEEEVDCLVLQLHRVGEQLEKMNGQRMDELFVLIRDGFLLPTGLSSLAQLLLLEIIEFRAAGWKTTPAAHKYYYSEVSD, encoded by the exons ATGGGGGAGCCCAGTAGAGAGGAGTATAAAATCCAGTCCTTTGATGCAGAGACCCAGCAGCTGCTGAAGACAGCACTCAAAG ATCCGGGTGCTGTGGACTTGGAGAAAGTGGCCAATGTGATTGTGGACCATTCTCTGCAGGACTGTGTGTTCAGCAAGGAAGCAGGACGCATGTGCTACGCCATCATTCAG GCAGAGAGTAAACAAGCAGGCCAGAGTGTCTTCCGGCGTGGACTCCTCAACCGGCTGCAGCAAGAGTACCAGGCTCGGGAGCAGCTGCGAGCACGCTCCCTGCAGGGCTGGGTCTGCTATGTCACCTTTATCTGCAACATCTTTGACTACCTGAGG GTGAACAACATACCCATGATGGCCCTGGTGAACCCTGTCTATGACTGCCTCTTCCGGCTGGCCCAGCCAGACAGTTTGagcaaggaggaggag GTGGACTGTTTGGTGCTGCAGCTGCACCGGGTTGGGGAGCAGCTGGAGAAAATGAATGGGCAGCGCATGGATGAGCTCTTTGTGCTGATCCGGGATGGCTTCCTGCTCCCAACTGGCCTCAGCTCCCTggcccagctgctgctgctggagaTCATTGAGTTCCGGGCGGCCGGCTGGAAGACGACGCCAGCTGCCCACAAGTATTACTACAGCGAAGTCTCCGACTAG